The Streptomyces seoulensis genome contains a region encoding:
- a CDS encoding transglycosylase domain-containing protein produces the protein MTEAGRGADANDGGRRGRGRRAAPKRAWGRRTQDSDREAGPEPGTTPDGPAFEPEATMQLRVGEIRPDETMQLKIVALDGTRPGPEPEPEPAVADEPGGARRTGVLAPLLTVLAVLRRLLAPVTAKLAPYAELAAPYVRKLRPEYPRPGRDGWRRWMPSWRQWLAGWLATAGVTGLFLTVAYAATDVPTNLNSYATQQDNVYFWSDGTPMARTGWVRRQAMPLKDIPEGVRWAVLAAENESFYSDPGISGKGITRALWRTVGQGATEGGSTITQQYVKNVYLNQDQNLGRKLTEAMIALKLDNRMSKDKILEGYLNTSWFGRGTYGIQRASQAYYGKDVSKLNPSEAAMLASLLKGAGLYDPTLSAANHRRAVERWSWILDRMVKIGKLSPAERAKYTEFPEPLKTLQIYDTGKQSDYLVELASQYAKKNAHLSDKEFDLGGYQIYTTFDRKRESELTDAVTKAREAALKKDPKAARSAHYGAASVATDGRIVAVYGGPDHRKQGYNESNATTVPAGSAFTPFVYAAGLEHGVHKTREGPATPVTPESVYDGDDAVPVTTPEGPYWDRSGKKVAAHNDGKRSYGPISLRQALARSVNTPFMQLGMDTGLERVKSTAQAAGLLPSSFGPATPALSLGTSTPSTIRMASGYATFSAEGRHTEPYSVRRVTRNGAGVRLDAPDRRRAVSPQVARQVSEALGDNFRTSHPTPAATTPAAGKDGTTEKDTALWYTGTLESVSTAIVVYRIDLGKSLEPLPLDGLAGTRENSVPYGIWSQAVGVG, from the coding sequence GTGACCGAGGCAGGGCGGGGGGCGGACGCCAACGACGGCGGCCGGCGCGGGCGAGGCCGGCGCGCGGCGCCGAAACGGGCGTGGGGACGCCGTACACAGGATTCGGACCGGGAGGCCGGGCCCGAACCCGGGACCACCCCGGACGGCCCGGCGTTCGAGCCGGAGGCCACCATGCAGCTCCGGGTCGGCGAGATCCGCCCGGACGAGACGATGCAGCTCAAGATCGTCGCACTGGACGGCACCCGCCCCGGACCGGAGCCCGAGCCCGAGCCCGCGGTCGCCGACGAGCCGGGCGGCGCCCGCCGCACCGGTGTCCTGGCCCCGCTGCTCACCGTGCTCGCCGTACTGCGCCGCCTCCTCGCGCCGGTCACCGCCAAGCTCGCCCCCTACGCCGAACTCGCCGCCCCCTACGTGCGCAAGCTGCGCCCGGAGTACCCGCGTCCGGGCCGGGATGGCTGGCGGCGCTGGATGCCGTCCTGGCGCCAGTGGCTCGCGGGCTGGCTCGCGACGGCCGGCGTCACCGGCCTCTTCCTGACCGTGGCCTACGCGGCGACCGACGTGCCCACCAACCTCAACTCGTACGCCACCCAGCAGGACAACGTCTACTTCTGGTCCGACGGCACCCCGATGGCCCGCACCGGCTGGGTGCGCCGCCAGGCGATGCCGCTGAAGGACATCCCGGAGGGCGTGCGCTGGGCGGTGCTCGCGGCGGAGAACGAGAGCTTCTACTCCGACCCCGGCATCTCCGGCAAGGGCATCACCCGCGCCCTGTGGCGCACGGTCGGCCAGGGCGCCACCGAGGGCGGGTCCACGATCACCCAGCAGTACGTCAAGAACGTCTATCTGAACCAGGACCAGAACCTCGGCCGCAAGCTCACCGAGGCGATGATCGCCCTCAAACTCGACAACCGGATGAGCAAGGACAAGATCCTCGAGGGCTACCTCAACACCAGTTGGTTCGGGCGCGGCACCTACGGCATCCAGCGCGCCTCCCAGGCGTACTACGGCAAGGACGTCAGCAAGCTGAACCCCAGCGAGGCCGCCATGCTCGCCTCGCTGCTCAAGGGCGCCGGCCTGTACGACCCCACGCTCAGCGCGGCCAACCACCGCCGGGCGGTGGAGCGCTGGTCGTGGATCCTCGACCGCATGGTCAAGATCGGCAAGCTGTCCCCGGCCGAGCGCGCCAAGTACACCGAGTTCCCCGAGCCGCTCAAGACCCTCCAGATCTACGACACCGGCAAGCAGAGCGACTACCTGGTGGAGCTGGCCTCCCAGTACGCCAAGAAGAACGCCCACCTGTCGGACAAGGAGTTCGACCTCGGCGGCTACCAGATCTACACGACCTTCGACCGCAAGCGGGAGAGCGAGCTGACCGACGCGGTCACCAAGGCCCGCGAGGCCGCGCTGAAGAAGGACCCCAAGGCGGCGCGGAGCGCCCACTACGGGGCAGCGTCGGTCGCCACCGACGGCCGGATCGTCGCCGTCTACGGCGGTCCCGACCACCGCAAGCAGGGCTACAACGAGTCCAACGCGACCACCGTCCCCGCCGGTTCGGCCTTCACCCCCTTCGTCTACGCGGCGGGCCTGGAACACGGTGTGCACAAGACCCGCGAGGGTCCGGCCACCCCGGTCACCCCGGAGTCGGTCTACGACGGCGACGACGCGGTGCCCGTCACCACCCCCGAGGGCCCCTACTGGGACCGCAGCGGCAAGAAGGTCGCCGCGCACAACGACGGCAAGCGCTCCTACGGTCCGATCTCCCTGCGCCAGGCGCTCGCCCGCTCGGTGAACACGCCGTTCATGCAGCTCGGCATGGACACCGGGCTGGAGAGGGTCAAGTCCACCGCGCAGGCGGCCGGGCTGCTCCCCTCCAGCTTCGGCCCGGCGACGCCCGCGCTGTCCCTCGGCACCTCCACGCCCAGCACGATCCGCATGGCCAGCGGCTACGCCACCTTCTCCGCGGAGGGCCGGCACACCGAGCCCTATTCGGTGCGCCGTGTCACCCGCAACGGCGCCGGTGTCCGCCTCGACGCCCCCGACCGGCGCCGGGCGGTCAGCCCGCAGGTCGCCCGGCAGGTCAGCGAGGCGCTCGGGGACAACTTCCGCACCTCCCACCCCACCCCCGCCGCGACCACCCCGGCCGCCGGAAAGGACGGGACCACCGAGAAGGACACCGCGCTCTGGTACACGGGCACCCTCGAATCGGTGTCGACCGCGATCGTCGTCTACCGCATCGACCTGGGCAAGAGCCTGGAGCCGCTGCCCCTGGACGGCCTGGCCGGCACCCGCGAGAACAGCG
- a CDS encoding SAM-dependent methyltransferase, whose protein sequence is MTTGTPSPRQIDTSTAHPARVYDWLLGGKDNYPVDEAVGERLPPEARDGARQNRAFMNRAVAWLATQGVDQFLDIGTGIPTEPNLHQIVQRIVPTARIVYTDNDPIVLRHAEALLVGRPEGATQYVEADVRDPAAIIKNARQTLDFDRPIALSLIALMHFINDDQDPYGLVSNLLATLPSGSYLVLSHASSDIFPELSAQVTAEYAKGGIRLGFRDRAGVQRFFEGLELVEPGLVTATEWFKDGEDGEVPAAEESGIYAGVARLP, encoded by the coding sequence ATGACCACCGGCACGCCCAGCCCCCGGCAGATCGACACCAGCACGGCTCACCCGGCGCGGGTGTACGACTGGCTGCTCGGCGGCAAGGACAACTACCCCGTAGACGAGGCGGTCGGGGAGCGGCTGCCTCCCGAGGCGCGCGACGGCGCCCGGCAGAACCGCGCCTTCATGAACCGCGCGGTCGCCTGGCTCGCCACGCAGGGCGTCGACCAGTTCCTCGACATCGGCACCGGCATACCCACCGAGCCGAATCTGCACCAGATCGTCCAGCGGATCGTGCCGACGGCCCGGATCGTCTACACCGACAACGACCCGATCGTGCTGCGGCACGCGGAGGCGCTGCTCGTCGGCCGTCCCGAGGGTGCCACCCAGTACGTGGAGGCCGACGTCCGCGACCCGGCCGCGATCATCAAGAACGCCCGGCAGACGCTCGACTTCGACCGGCCGATCGCCCTGTCCCTGATCGCGCTGATGCACTTCATCAACGACGACCAGGACCCCTACGGCCTGGTGTCGAACCTCCTCGCCACCCTGCCCTCCGGCAGCTACCTGGTCCTCTCCCACGCCTCCTCCGACATCTTCCCGGAGCTGTCGGCGCAGGTCACGGCCGAGTACGCCAAGGGCGGCATCCGGCTCGGCTTCCGCGACCGCGCGGGCGTCCAGCGCTTCTTCGAGGGCTTGGAGCTGGTCGAGCCGGGTCTCGTCACTGCCACCGAGTGGTTCAAGGACGGCGAGGACGGCGAGGTCCCGGCGGCCGAGGAGAGCGGGATCTACGCGGGAGTCGCCCGTCTCCCCTGA
- a CDS encoding FAD binding domain-containing protein, with amino-acid sequence MLLRLPTSVSEARDHLAEGAVPVGGATLVWATWQRDGFPAQAMSLRELPEANVLGREELGGAVVLNRVDDRVPEVLRRAAGAVGTGAVRRAATVGGNIAGSTLRCLLPAALVLDTRATILTSTGVHDTDLAEVVAKSPVLLSLRWRTPVASAYRKHEGEPGGPPPLVVASALHALGEGRHRLNIAVRDGYEVVSETVECGTDPDEPLSALGATLLNDIPAARTTVHDQITGLLTR; translated from the coding sequence GTGCTGCTGCGTCTGCCCACGTCCGTCTCCGAAGCGCGGGACCACCTGGCCGAGGGAGCCGTCCCCGTGGGCGGCGCCACCCTGGTCTGGGCCACCTGGCAGCGCGACGGCTTCCCTGCGCAGGCCATGTCGCTGCGCGAACTCCCCGAGGCCAATGTCCTCGGCCGCGAGGAACTGGGCGGCGCCGTCGTCCTCAACCGCGTCGACGACCGGGTCCCCGAGGTCCTGCGCCGAGCGGCGGGCGCGGTCGGCACCGGCGCCGTGCGCCGCGCCGCCACGGTCGGCGGCAACATAGCTGGCAGCACCCTGCGCTGCCTGCTCCCGGCGGCCCTCGTACTGGACACCCGCGCCACCATCCTGACCTCCACCGGCGTCCACGACACCGACCTGGCCGAGGTCGTCGCCAAGAGCCCCGTCCTGCTCAGCCTGCGCTGGCGCACCCCCGTCGCCAGCGCCTACCGCAAGCACGAGGGGGAGCCGGGCGGGCCGCCGCCCCTCGTCGTCGCCTCCGCCCTGCACGCCCTCGGCGAGGGCCGCCACCGGCTGAACATCGCCGTACGCGACGGCTACGAAGTGGTCAGCGAGACCGTCGAATGCGGCACCGACCCCGACGAACCGCTGTCCGCCCTGGGGGCAACGCTCCTTAACGACATCCCGGCCGCCCGCACGACCGTCCACGACCAGATCACCGGACTGCTGACCCGCTGA
- a CDS encoding MFS transporter → MSAPRGRAASPFRQPKAVWAVAFACVISFMGIGLVDPILPALADSLHATPSQVSLLFSSYLIVTAVAMLFVGWFSSRFGAKRTLVVGLAVIVVFAALAGTTDSINGIVGFRAGWGLGNALFIATSLAVIVASASGGFGGAIILYETALGLGIAVGPLLGGELGAISWRGPFFGVAVLMAVALLATLAFVPSMPKPARPTSPIAPLKALRHRGLLTMGVMALLYNWGFFTMLGYAPYPMKLSAHELGLVFTGWGLLVAAFSVFFAPRLQARFGTAPVLYANLLGLGIVMAVIAAGVGSPTVVIVAVIVSGAFIGINNTLTTQAVMLVSPVERPVASSAYGFLRFIGGGLAPFVAGKLADATDLSVPFYLGAATFVLAVPVLASGHGLLRKAEEQPEEAPVALPSLTAVGEPAEPDTSRVIVAVGAHGGAPATVDAAARLARETGSALEVVHVRETVVVEEQAVEPEGAEEARAAVSAHLARLAAHGVAASGQVLTSVGDHAAAGRVLAEHAARVGARAVAVGRSPRGPLAQFADGSLTSALTHGAPCDVLLVDAESVPRQLTKGSLAELRDSAV, encoded by the coding sequence ATGAGTGCACCGCGTGGAAGGGCCGCGAGCCCGTTCCGGCAGCCGAAGGCCGTCTGGGCCGTGGCGTTCGCCTGCGTGATCTCGTTCATGGGCATCGGCCTGGTCGACCCGATCCTGCCCGCCCTGGCCGACAGCCTGCACGCCACGCCGAGCCAGGTGTCCCTGCTGTTCAGCAGCTACCTGATCGTGACGGCCGTCGCCATGCTGTTCGTCGGCTGGTTCTCCAGCCGGTTCGGCGCCAAGCGCACCCTGGTCGTCGGCCTGGCCGTCATCGTGGTCTTCGCGGCCCTGGCCGGGACCACCGACTCGATCAACGGCATCGTCGGGTTCCGGGCGGGCTGGGGCCTGGGCAACGCCCTGTTCATCGCCACCTCCCTGGCCGTGATCGTCGCCTCGGCCAGCGGCGGCTTCGGCGGCGCGATCATCCTGTACGAGACCGCGCTCGGCCTCGGTATCGCCGTGGGACCGCTGCTGGGCGGGGAGTTGGGGGCGATCAGTTGGCGCGGGCCGTTCTTCGGGGTGGCCGTGCTGATGGCCGTGGCCCTGCTCGCGACGCTGGCCTTCGTCCCCTCCATGCCGAAGCCGGCGCGGCCCACCTCACCCATCGCCCCGCTGAAGGCGCTCAGGCACCGCGGTCTGCTCACGATGGGCGTCATGGCGCTGCTCTACAACTGGGGCTTCTTCACCATGCTGGGCTACGCGCCCTATCCGATGAAGCTGAGCGCCCATGAACTCGGCCTGGTCTTCACCGGCTGGGGTCTGCTGGTGGCCGCGTTCAGCGTGTTCTTCGCCCCGCGCCTCCAGGCCCGCTTCGGCACCGCGCCGGTGCTGTACGCCAACCTGCTGGGCCTCGGCATCGTGATGGCGGTCATCGCCGCCGGGGTCGGCAGTCCCACGGTGGTGATCGTGGCGGTCATCGTCTCCGGCGCCTTCATCGGCATCAACAACACGCTGACCACGCAGGCCGTCATGCTCGTCTCCCCCGTCGAGCGCCCGGTGGCCTCCTCGGCCTACGGCTTCCTGCGCTTCATCGGCGGCGGTCTCGCGCCGTTCGTCGCGGGCAAGCTGGCCGATGCCACCGACCTGAGCGTGCCGTTCTACCTGGGCGCGGCGACCTTCGTGCTCGCCGTCCCGGTGCTCGCCAGCGGGCACGGGCTGCTGCGGAAGGCGGAGGAGCAGCCGGAGGAGGCCCCGGTGGCCCTGCCGTCGCTCACCGCTGTGGGTGAACCGGCCGAGCCGGACACGTCTCGGGTCATCGTGGCGGTCGGCGCGCACGGCGGGGCTCCGGCCACCGTGGACGCGGCGGCGCGGCTCGCGCGGGAGACCGGCAGCGCGCTGGAGGTCGTGCACGTCCGGGAGACGGTCGTGGTGGAGGAGCAGGCCGTGGAGCCGGAGGGCGCCGAGGAGGCGCGGGCGGCCGTGAGTGCCCATCTCGCCCGGCTGGCCGCGCACGGTGTGGCCGCCTCGGGGCAGGTCCTGACCAGCGTCGGCGACCACGCCGCCGCCGGGCGGGTGCTGGCCGAGCATGCGGCGCGGGTGGGCGCGCGGGCGGTGGCGGTGGGCCGTTCGCCGCGCGGGCCGCTGGCTCAGTTCGCGGACGGCAGCCTCACCTCCGCCCTCACCCACGGCGCGCCCTGCGATGTGCTGCTGGTGGACGCGGAGTCGGTGCCCAGGCAGCTCACCAAGGGCTCGCTGGCGGAGCTGCGGGACAGCGCGGTCTGA
- a CDS encoding MarR family winged helix-turn-helix transcriptional regulator, with translation MHKRVMDTGPADTTTDASAEDLMAAVEQLVRHVRRSATAGGLSTAASSALGRLGREGPQRLTELARAESATQPNMTQLVTRMERAGLVRRAADRTDGRGVLVEVTELGLEVFRERRAERTEALGQLVEELSEPEQRAVRLALPALARAIQDRQERS, from the coding sequence ATGCATAAGCGGGTTATGGACACTGGTCCCGCCGACACCACCACCGACGCCTCGGCCGAAGACCTGATGGCCGCCGTGGAGCAACTGGTGCGTCATGTACGGCGCAGCGCCACGGCCGGCGGGCTCAGCACCGCCGCGTCCTCGGCGCTCGGCAGGCTGGGCCGCGAGGGGCCGCAGCGGCTGACCGAGCTGGCGAGGGCGGAGAGCGCCACCCAGCCGAACATGACCCAGCTCGTCACCCGGATGGAGCGTGCGGGGCTGGTGCGGCGCGCTGCGGACCGCACGGACGGGCGGGGCGTGCTGGTGGAGGTCACCGAGCTGGGCCTCGAGGTGTTCCGGGAGCGCCGGGCCGAGCGGACCGAGGCGCTGGGACAGCTCGTCGAGGAACTGTCCGAGCCGGAACAGCGGGCCGTACGACTCGCCTTGCCGGCGCTGGCCCGCGCGATACAGGACCGTCAGGAGCGTTCCTGA
- a CDS encoding purine-cytosine permease family protein has translation MTQPQHPYDSGADGRQIQLETHGLDVIGDADRKGTPRTLFWPWFGANVAVLGLSYGAFALGFGISFWQALAAGVLGIVASFLLCGLIAVAGKRGSAPTMVLSRAAYGVRGNRLPSAVSWILTVGWETALASLATLATATVFSRLGWGGGTETKAVALLVVAALTVVGGVMGFDLIMRIQTVITVVTGVLTLVYVALVADHIHWPTVSAVPAGSTQQFIGALVFMMTGFGLGWVNAAADYSRYLPRDSSSRGVIGWTTFGASAAPLLLLVFGLLLAGSSERLSEAIAADPIGALTTILPTWFLVPFALVAVLGLVGGAVLDIYSSGLALLSAGLHVPRYLAALVDGLLMIAGSIYIVFFGGAFLGEFMGFLTTLGVPIGAWCGVMLADLALRHRDYDEGDLYRPDGRYGDAPVLPLVLTVGATVIGWGLVTNTAAAWLSWQGYLLGPLGLGGRSGQWAYANLGVLVALALTFLGTLLLGRGRVRAQEALPPSPAPAPGMYGA, from the coding sequence ATGACGCAGCCGCAGCACCCCTACGACAGCGGAGCCGACGGCCGCCAGATCCAACTGGAGACCCACGGGCTCGACGTCATCGGGGACGCGGACCGCAAAGGCACTCCCCGCACCCTGTTCTGGCCCTGGTTCGGCGCCAACGTCGCCGTCCTCGGCCTCAGTTACGGCGCCTTCGCGCTCGGCTTCGGCATCTCCTTCTGGCAGGCCCTTGCCGCCGGAGTCCTCGGCATCGTCGCCTCGTTCCTGCTCTGCGGCCTCATCGCCGTCGCCGGAAAACGCGGCTCCGCCCCCACCATGGTGCTCAGCCGCGCCGCCTACGGAGTACGCGGCAACCGGCTGCCCTCGGCCGTCTCCTGGATACTCACGGTCGGCTGGGAGACCGCCCTCGCCTCGCTCGCCACCCTTGCCACCGCCACCGTCTTCAGCCGCCTCGGCTGGGGCGGCGGGACCGAGACCAAGGCCGTCGCCCTCCTCGTCGTCGCCGCGCTCACCGTGGTCGGCGGCGTCATGGGCTTCGACCTGATCATGCGCATCCAGACCGTGATCACCGTCGTCACCGGCGTGCTCACCCTGGTCTACGTCGCCCTCGTCGCCGACCACATCCACTGGCCCACCGTCAGCGCCGTCCCGGCCGGCTCCACCCAGCAGTTCATCGGCGCGCTGGTGTTCATGATGACCGGCTTCGGGCTCGGCTGGGTCAACGCGGCCGCCGACTACTCCCGTTACCTGCCGCGCGACTCCTCCAGCCGCGGCGTCATCGGCTGGACCACCTTCGGCGCCTCCGCCGCCCCGCTGCTCCTGCTCGTGTTCGGCCTGCTGCTCGCCGGGTCCTCGGAGCGGCTGAGCGAGGCCATCGCGGCCGACCCCATCGGGGCGCTGACGACCATCCTGCCGACCTGGTTCCTCGTCCCCTTCGCGCTGGTGGCCGTGCTCGGCCTGGTCGGGGGCGCCGTGCTGGACATCTATTCCTCCGGCCTCGCCCTGCTCTCCGCCGGACTGCACGTCCCCCGGTACCTCGCCGCCCTCGTCGACGGCCTGCTGATGATCGCCGGGTCGATCTACATCGTGTTCTTCGGCGGTGCCTTCCTGGGCGAGTTCATGGGCTTCCTCACCACGCTCGGCGTCCCCATCGGTGCCTGGTGCGGCGTGATGCTCGCCGACCTCGCCCTGCGCCACCGCGACTACGACGAGGGGGACCTGTACCGCCCCGACGGCCGCTACGGCGACGCCCCCGTCCTGCCCCTCGTCCTCACCGTCGGCGCCACCGTCATCGGCTGGGGCCTGGTCACCAACACCGCCGCGGCCTGGCTGAGCTGGCAGGGCTACCTCCTCGGCCCACTCGGCCTGGGCGGCCGGTCCGGGCAGTGGGCCTACGCCAACCTCGGCGTCCTCGTCGCCCTGGCCCTCACCTTCCTCGGCACCCTGCTGCTGGGCCGCGGCCGGGTCCGCGCGCAGGAGGCACTCCCGCCGAGCCCCGCCCCGGCCCCGGGGATGTACGGCGCGTGA
- a CDS encoding SseB family protein encodes METPAHDDLPTPTPAQQALDVLAVNTDDQAALETLAHSDVLVPMPDEAVDAEGADSTMVALPVLEQPGGEQVVPVFTSELEMAGLLPSVSRYRLIQLGALASQWPEEELSLTIDGSSEHGLTLTSQGVRSLLAR; translated from the coding sequence ATGGAGACACCCGCACACGACGACCTTCCGACGCCGACGCCCGCGCAGCAGGCGCTGGACGTGCTGGCCGTCAACACCGACGACCAGGCCGCCCTTGAGACCCTCGCGCACAGTGATGTGCTCGTCCCGATGCCCGACGAGGCAGTGGACGCGGAGGGTGCCGACTCCACGATGGTCGCCCTGCCGGTGCTCGAGCAGCCCGGCGGCGAGCAGGTGGTTCCCGTCTTCACCTCGGAACTGGAGATGGCAGGGCTGCTGCCCTCCGTCTCCCGCTACCGGCTGATCCAGCTCGGCGCCCTCGCTTCCCAGTGGCCCGAGGAGGAGCTCTCGCTCACGATCGACGGCAGCTCGGAGCACGGGCTGACGCTCACTTCGCAGGGCGTGCGCTCACTGCTGGCGCGCTGA
- a CDS encoding MarR family winged helix-turn-helix transcriptional regulator, which translates to MAVKTGEGTRLEERWRDILAVHARTMCEIDRALHPHGLGASDFEVLDILAAETPTEGDHCRVQNLVGRVHLSQSALSRLIGRLEKEGLVQRTVCAEDRRGVWVNLTRKGRELHAEVLPLQRSVLGRMLTESTD; encoded by the coding sequence ATGGCAGTGAAGACGGGTGAGGGCACCCGGCTCGAAGAACGTTGGCGGGACATCCTCGCGGTGCACGCGCGCACGATGTGCGAGATAGACCGCGCCCTGCATCCGCATGGGCTGGGTGCCAGCGACTTCGAGGTGCTGGACATCCTGGCGGCGGAGACCCCCACAGAGGGAGATCACTGCCGGGTGCAGAACCTGGTCGGCCGGGTCCACCTCAGCCAGTCCGCGCTGTCGCGGCTGATCGGACGGCTGGAGAAGGAAGGTCTCGTCCAGCGCACGGTGTGCGCGGAGGACCGGCGCGGGGTGTGGGTGAACCTCACCCGCAAGGGCCGCGAACTGCACGCGGAGGTGCTGCCGCTTCAGCGGTCGGTGCTGGGGCGGATGCTGACGGAGTCCACGGACTGA
- a CDS encoding ArsR family transcriptional regulator, producing MMGTPSGRIRQSVLDWLKDPAVHFPPTSLHPDPADPADPAGTGVTARAVAAKLGVPRRTAAAHLDFLTRLGLLRTRRRFLRTYYRRDEARIAEVAQLFEKNW from the coding sequence ATGATGGGGACCCCCTCGGGCCGCATACGGCAGAGCGTCCTGGACTGGCTCAAAGATCCCGCGGTCCACTTCCCGCCGACGAGCCTCCATCCCGACCCCGCCGACCCCGCCGACCCCGCCGGCACCGGCGTCACCGCGCGCGCCGTCGCCGCCAAGCTCGGCGTACCCCGCCGCACAGCCGCCGCCCACCTCGACTTCCTCACCCGCCTCGGCCTGCTGCGCACCCGCCGCCGGTTCCTGCGCACCTACTACCGTCGCGACGAGGCCCGTATCGCCGAGGTGGCCCAGCTCTTCGAGAAGAACTGGTGA
- a CDS encoding undecaprenyl-diphosphate phosphatase, producing the protein MSAISVGQAVVLGVVEGVTEFLPVSSTGHLKIAEGLMDIPVDDKSVVGFSAVIQVGAIAAVLVYFFKDIKRIVSAWFQGLVNPEKRYRHDYKFAWWVIAATVPIVVVGLAAKPLIDGPLASLWVVAGSLIAGSGVMWAADQMGRHKRGEDDTSFKDAMLVGCSQILALLFPGFSRSGATMSTALILDLDRVAATRLSFFLGIPALTGAGVYELKDALGAGVSAAPLVVGTVVSFVVAYASIAWLLKFVAKHSFNAFVIYRIVVGALLIGLLATGTLSN; encoded by the coding sequence ATGAGCGCCATCTCTGTCGGTCAGGCCGTCGTCCTCGGAGTAGTGGAGGGGGTGACCGAGTTCCTCCCGGTGTCCTCCACCGGCCACCTGAAGATCGCCGAGGGGCTCATGGACATCCCCGTGGACGACAAGTCCGTCGTCGGGTTCTCCGCGGTCATCCAGGTCGGCGCCATCGCGGCCGTGCTCGTGTACTTCTTCAAGGACATCAAGCGGATCGTCTCCGCCTGGTTCCAGGGCCTGGTCAACCCGGAGAAGCGCTACCGGCACGACTACAAGTTCGCCTGGTGGGTGATCGCGGCCACCGTCCCGATCGTCGTCGTCGGCCTTGCCGCCAAGCCGCTGATCGACGGCCCGCTCGCCTCGCTCTGGGTGGTCGCCGGCTCCCTGATCGCCGGCTCCGGCGTCATGTGGGCCGCGGACCAGATGGGCCGCCACAAGCGGGGCGAGGACGACACCTCGTTCAAGGACGCGATGCTGGTCGGCTGCTCGCAGATCCTCGCGCTGCTCTTCCCCGGCTTCTCCCGCTCCGGCGCCACCATGTCCACGGCGCTCATCCTCGACCTCGACCGCGTCGCCGCCACCCGCCTCTCCTTCTTCCTCGGCATCCCGGCCCTCACCGGCGCCGGTGTCTACGAGCTGAAGGACGCCCTCGGCGCGGGCGTGAGCGCCGCCCCGCTGGTGGTCGGCACCGTCGTCTCCTTCGTCGTCGCCTACGCCTCCATCGCCTGGCTGCTGAAGTTCGTCGCCAAGCACTCCTTCAACGCCTTCGTGATCTACCGGATCGTCGTCGGCGCGCTCCTGATCGGCCTGCTGGCCACCGGCACGCTCAGCAACTGA
- a CDS encoding FadR/GntR family transcriptional regulator: MNLSDSQTGGPAPRRVSAMEAVLGHLRGAIERGEYAIGGKLPSEAELCRTLEVSRPVVREALRALHTMGLTVSRTGKGTFVVADAVEDPTFGDYAASDLLEVRRHIEVPVAGYAARRHTPEDLDRLTRLLGRMERETDTTAWVAMDTLFHLAVAEAARNPVFRKVIEEIRDALARQSAFLTELGGRREQSDREHRAIVEALAAGSEHDAVAAMTHHLDRVATTLSRIVRTAGATPPALPAQGGPKTTGADT; this comes from the coding sequence GTGAACCTGTCAGACAGCCAGACAGGTGGTCCGGCCCCGCGACGCGTCAGCGCCATGGAAGCGGTCCTCGGCCACCTCCGCGGCGCCATCGAGCGCGGCGAGTACGCGATCGGCGGCAAGCTGCCCTCCGAGGCCGAGCTGTGCCGCACCCTCGAGGTCTCCCGGCCCGTCGTGCGCGAGGCCCTGCGCGCCCTGCACACCATGGGGCTCACGGTCTCCCGTACCGGCAAGGGAACCTTCGTCGTCGCCGACGCCGTGGAGGACCCCACCTTCGGCGACTACGCGGCCAGCGACCTGCTGGAGGTGCGCCGGCACATCGAGGTGCCCGTCGCCGGGTACGCCGCACGGCGCCACACCCCGGAGGACCTCGACCGGCTGACCCGTCTCCTGGGCCGCATGGAGCGCGAGACGGACACCACCGCGTGGGTCGCCATGGACACCCTCTTCCACCTCGCCGTCGCGGAGGCCGCCCGCAACCCGGTCTTCCGCAAGGTGATCGAGGAGATCCGGGACGCCCTCGCCCGCCAGTCGGCGTTCCTCACCGAGCTGGGCGGCCGCCGCGAGCAGTCCGACCGCGAGCACCGCGCCATCGTCGAGGCGCTCGCCGCCGGCTCGGAACACGACGCCGTCGCGGCCATGACCCACCATCTGGACCGGGTCGCCACGACCCTCTCCCGCATCGTCCGCACCGCGGGCGCCACACCCCCGGCGCTGCCCGCACAGGGCGGACCCAAGACCACCGGAGCCGACACGTGA